The bacterium region CGGAATCGTGGAGGGCAAATCGTTGTGGTGGATCCACGCCGCACCGAAACTTCCGCCATTGCCAGCCGGCATCTGTTCATTCGTCCGGGATCCGACGCATTTCTTCTTCTGGCATTGCTGAACGTGCTCTTTGCGGAGAAACGACTTCATCCCGGAAGACTGGAAGCTTTCACAGATGGTCTTAGGCAGATTCAGGAGCTGGTTGCAGAATTTCCACCATCTTCTGTTGAAAAAGCAACAGGGATCTCTGAATCAGACATTCGTCATCTCGCGCGTGATTTTGCGTCGGCTGGTTCAGCAGTATGTTACGGAAGGATCGGTGTTTCGACGCAGGAGTTTGGTGGAATTTGCCAGTGGTTGATCAATGTGATCAACATAGTTACAGGAAATCTGGATCGTCCCGGTGGCGCGTTATTTACAAAGCCCGCTTTTGACGTCGTGAAAGCGCCGAAGTCGCTCGCAACACCCGGGCATTTCGCGCGGTGGCACAGCCGCGTTCGAAAGCTTCCGGAGTTTGCGGGTGAACTGCCCGTTGCAGTCCTGGCTGAAGAAATCCTGACGCAAGGAGAAGGACAAATACGCGCGTTCGTTACATCTGCAGGCAATCCGGTTCTTTCAACTCCAAATGGACGGAAGCTGGATGAAGCCCTTGCCAGGCTCGATTTCATGGTTTCGATCGATTTCTATATTAACGAAACGACCCGTCATGCTCATATTATCTTGCCTCCGACCTCGCCGCTGGAACACGATCATTACGATCTTGCGTTTCATTTTCTAGCGATTAGAAACACAGCAAAAATTTCGCTGCCTCTGTTTAAGCCTGAAGAGGACGCAAAACATGATTGGCAAATTTTTTTGGAATTGGAGAATCGATTGAGCAATGGCAATCGCATCTCAAAGCTAAAGAGAAAAATCCTGAAACGGATCGGGCCTCAAGGAATGCTTGATCTAGGATTACGGTTTGGTCCTTACGGTTCAAGAGTGCCTTTTGCCGGTGGGCTCACGGTAAAGAAACTCAAACGGATGCCTCACGGTATTGACCTCGGCCCATTGCAACCCTGCCTTCCGGAACGTCTTGCGGGACGTCGAATCCAGCTTGCGCCTCAGATTCTGTTAAATGACATTGTCCGGTTGAAGACACGTTTGTTCACAAACGGCAACTTACCTCAATACGATCTGCGCCTCATCGGGCGAAGGAATTTGCGCAGCAACAATTCCTGGATGCATAACATTCAAAGACTTG contains the following coding sequences:
- a CDS encoding molybdopterin oxidoreductase family protein, which encodes MCGIEIKVTNDQWSIRGDEQDSFSRGHICPKAVALQDIYLDSNRLRHPVRRTPTGWQRISWEEALDETASKLREIRNQYGRDSVAYYAGNPTVHNYGSLLFGPGFLRTLRTKNRFSATSVDQLSHHFAAYFMFGHQLLLPIPDIDNTNFLLILGANPVVSNGSLMTAPDVARRLQAIRNRGGQIVVVDPRRTETSAIASRHLFIRPGSDAFLLLALLNVLFAEKRLHPGRLEAFTDGLRQIQELVAEFPPSSVEKATGISESDIRHLARDFASAGSAVCYGRIGVSTQEFGGICQWLINVINIVTGNLDRPGGALFTKPAFDVVKAPKSLATPGHFARWHSRVRKLPEFAGELPVAVLAEEILTQGEGQIRAFVTSAGNPVLSTPNGRKLDEALARLDFMVSIDFYINETTRHAHIILPPTSPLEHDHYDLAFHFLAIRNTAKISLPLFKPEEDAKHDWQIFLELENRLSNGNRISKLKRKILKRIGPQGMLDLGLRFGPYGSRVPFAGGLTVKKLKRMPHGIDLGPLQPCLPERLAGRRIQLAPQILLNDIVRLKTRLFTNGNLPQYDLRLIGRRNLRSNNSWMHNIQRLVKGKEQCTLLIHPHDAERLKIIAGEKVRVCSRAGQLEIVAEITQDMMPGVVSIPHGWGHDRSGIQMDVAQLHPGASINDLTDDLAFDALCGTAAFNGTLVRVERSD